In Setaria italica strain Yugu1 chromosome I, Setaria_italica_v2.0, whole genome shotgun sequence, the genomic window TTTCTAACAGACAAAGACATGCCAGTTACTGCTGTGAGTATCTGAGTCTTGAGCCTGTGACAGTTTGAGCAGTACTTGAGCTAGTGGCCAGAAGGCGTATGCATCACCATCCACAGGCCATGCACCAACCGCGGCCGGCTTGGCGTCGGCTACGTCGCTTTCGGGGTTCGGGGCACGATCCCCGCGTTCCCACGGCCGGAGACAAGTGCTCCCGGCCTTTTTGGGAGCCCACCGCGGCTGGAGCAGAAGCTGCAGGGGGCAGGGCAACTGCGAGGGTTTGGTTAGCCGTTGGGTCGCCGGGGTGGGCATGCCACGCGTGCGGCCGCGGGCGAGAGGTGCCGTGCGGGGGGAGTGACCACAGCGCACACGCCGGGGCATGTCGCATGTGCACATATATTCGGCGCTGGGGATCGGTCTGCCGGAGACGGCAGCGCGGCCGGCCTCTGGTTCGGGCACCCTATTCCGGCAGCTGGCTGGCCCAGTTGCCCGCTGCGCTGCCATATCCACGGCGACGGGTGAGGCTGACCCGAACCGATTCGATGTGCCGCGAGCACCGCAGCTACCTAGCCCGTGTCCGCAGACCGCAGGTGGAAGATCACGTGCGGAGCAGTGTGCTAGCTGCTCGATCTGGGACACCGGACACAGCCAGGGTCCAAGAATAACTAAAGATCGATCGATCTGatttttatatatatgcatCTTTGGGACGCGATGCTGTTTCCTCTTTCTGACGCTGTTCCGGGTGCTGACGACGAgtatggcatggcatggcaggtCCCGTTCTACTGGGCGGCGCAGTTCACCGGCGCCATCTGCGCGTCGTTCGTGCTCAAGGCGGTGCTGCACCCCATCACGgtgatcggcaccaccacgccgACGGGGCCGCACTGGCACGCGCTCGTCATCGAGGTCATCGTGACCTTCAACATGATGTTCGTcaccctcgccgtcgccacggACACGAGAGCGGTAAGTTTAGTTTGTCATCAGGAGCTCTCACAGGTCGTGGAGGCACAGCGAGCtgttaagtttttttttttctcgttgTGAACCCAACCTGACGTGTTCTCCTTGTGCTGTCGTGGATGCAGGTGGGTGAGTTGGCCGGGTTGGCGGTTGGTTCCGCGGTTTGCATTACGTCCATCTTCGCAGGGTAAATACATATATACGCGCGCTTAGAAGCTGACAATTCGTTAAATTCAACGTTGAAAATAGATGAGAGGTCCACGTCAATCATCTGATTACTAAACTACCACTTGCCCCTTACAACTAGTAAACAACAGAAAAATCCAACACGATTAGGCGACAATGACGATTCTTTAATTCAGCATGCAAAGCATAGCACTAGTACGCCAGCCCTGACCTGGTTCCTACGCAAATTTGACCCTGTCCTGTCCTATCGTGTGCGCCGGCCGGCTGCTGAACGATCAGATCGATCGAGCACAACACGTCACACACTGACATAGCAACAGTAGATGCTAGATGGTAGTAGCAAGTAGTAGCATGGACGAAATGAATGAACTGGACACTGAGACGCGAGGGAAACCCCGAGTGGTGATTGCAGGGCGGTGTCGGGCGGATCGATGAACCCGGCGAGGACGCTGGGGCCGGCGCTGGCGAGCAACCTCTACACCGGGCTGTGGATCTACTTCCTGGGCCCCGTCCTCGGCACGCTCTCCGGGGCCTGGACCTACACCTACATCCGCTTCGAGGAAGCGCCCAGCAACAAGGACGCGCCGCAGAAGCTCTCCTCCTTCAAGCTCCGCCGCCTGCAGAGCCAGTCCGTCGCggcggacgacgacgagctcGACCACATCCAGGTCTGATCGGTGCAGCTAGGATATGCGTGTCCGGAGGAGCATATCGAGATAGTACACACGCAAGTAATCACTTACTCTCACTCCTCGGTCACTCTACCTGTGCTGTATCGTCAGTACTAAGATAGTAGCTTAATGTCTCTGTGTGTGTCGTCGTCGCCTCTCTTGTAC contains:
- the LOC101783680 gene encoding aquaporin NIP2-1, which gives rise to MSTNSRSNSRANFNNEIHDISTVQNSTMPPMYYSDRSLADFFPPHLLKKVVSEVVSTFLLVFVTCGAAAISASDLNRISQLGQSVAGGLIVTVMIYAVGHISGAHMNPAVTLAFAVFRHFPWIQVPFYWAAQFTGAICASFVLKAVLHPITVIGTTTPTGPHWHALVIEVIVTFNMMFVTLAVATDTRAVGELAGLAVGSAVCITSIFAGAVSGGSMNPARTLGPALASNLYTGLWIYFLGPVLGTLSGAWTYTYIRFEEAPSNKDAPQKLSSFKLRRLQSQSVAADDDELDHIQV